One window from the genome of Eucalyptus grandis isolate ANBG69807.140 chromosome 7, ASM1654582v1, whole genome shotgun sequence encodes:
- the LOC104452372 gene encoding dnaJ protein homolog 1, which produces MLSLSLSLSFSLSLMVDHSDAVRVGCIPEISKAYRSLRAKWNPNRRSSPRRIGAGNVPETVEAATDSSSSDVEANPTSISIREDDEELGSIDQEEDSMNGIRSYRYSHRNGIDEPKSPRGGCFGPRKESFFTSMPSPLSRSVSRRSQLPVAHSSISRSASRRSTTDAGTFAPTSLSRSSSRMSSTPIMFSNSTGMLKPPAIERTLQCTLEELCYGCMKKIKVTRDVLTNTGQIIQEEELLTIKVKSGWKKGTKITFQGMGNERPGVQPADITFVIAEKKHSLFRRDGDDLELAVEIPLVKALTGCDISVPLLGGESLDLTVDEIIHPGYQKVIAGHGMPVSKEQGRRGDLKVIFLVHFPTDLTADQRAEIVGVLEGSV; this is translated from the exons AtgctctccctctccctctccctctccttctccctctcacTCATGGTTGATCATTCAGACGCCGTCCGCGTCGGCTGCATTCCTGAAATCTCCAAAGCCTACAGATCGCTCCGGGCGAAATGGAATCCCAATAGGCGTTCGTCCCCTCGCCGCATTGGAGCTGGAAACGTGCCCGAGACTGTGGAAGCCGCCACGGATTCATCGTCGAGCGACGTCGAAGCGAATCCGACCTCCATATCCATTAGAGAGGACGACGAG GAACTTGGTTCCATCGATCAAGAAGAAGATAGCATGAATGGAATCCGCAGCTACAGATATAGTCACCGGAACGGCATCGATGAGCCGAAGAGTCCTAGGGGAGGATGCTTCGGGCCCCGGAAAGAGAGTTTCTTCACCTCCATGCCGTCCCCTCTCTCAAGAAGCGTGAGCCGGAGGAGCCAGCTGCCGGTGGCGCACTCCTCTATCTCCAGGAGCGCAAGCCGGAGGAGCACCACCGATGCCGGCACCTTTGCCCCTACCTCACTCTCGAGGAGCTCGAGCCGGATGAGCTCCACGCCAATCATGTTCTCCAATTCGACTGGGATGCTGAAGCCTCCGGCGATCGAGCGGACCTTGCAGTGCACCCTCGAGGAGCTGTGCTACGGTTGCATGAAGAAGATCAAGGTGACAAGAGACGTCCTTACGAATACTGG GCAAATAATTCAAGAAGAAGAACTACTGACGATAAAAGTGAAGTCGGGATGGAAAAAGGGGACCAAAATAACATTCCAGGGCATGGGCAACGAGCGGCCCGGCGTTCAGCCGGCTGACATAACCTTTGTCATCGCAGAGAAAAAGCACAGCCTGTTCAGAAGGGACGGCGACGACCTGGAACTGGCGGTCGAGATCCCGCTGGTGAAGGCCCTGACCGGGTGCGACATCTCGGTCCCGCTGCTGGGTGGCGAGAGCCTGGACCTGACGGTGGATGAGATCATACACCCTGGCTACCAGAAGGTCATCGCAGGGCACGGCATGCCCGTGTCGAAAGAGCAGGGCCGGAGGGGCGACTTGAAGGTCATTTTCCTAGTGCATTTCCCGACAGACTTGACCGCCGACCAGCGAGCCGAGATCGTCGGCGTCCTGGAAGGGTCGGTTTGA